The DNA window CGGTACCGGCCCGAACACCAGCGCCGGAGCCGTCCCGGGCCTCGGTGCTGGCCCCGGTGTCGGCTCGGGCCCCGATGCCGGCGCCGAGCGGTCCGCGCCGGTGCGCGTGGCCGTCGTCGGCCCGACGGCCAGCGGCAAATCCGAACTCGCCCTCGACCTCATCGAGGCCCTCGCCGCCGACGAGCCCCGGGCTGCGAGCGGGGCCCGGGGCGCCGAGGTGGTCAACGCCGACGCCTCCCAGCTCTACCGCGGCATGGACATAGGCACCGCCAAACTGCCCCTCTCCCAGCGCCGCGGCGTGCCGCACCACCAGATCGACGTCCTGACCGTGCGCGAAGAGGCCAGCGTCGCCGCCTACCAGGTCCGCGCCCGCGCCGACGCCCGCGCCGCCGAGGCCCGGGGGGCCCGCGTCCTCATCGTCGGCGGCTCCGGGCTGTACGTGCGGGCCCTGACCGACGACCTGGACTTCCCGGGCACGGACCCGCAGATCCGCGCGGCCCTGGAGGCCCGGGCCGCCGCCGTCGGGGGCCGGGCCCTGTGGGAGGAGCTGCGCCGGGCCGACCCCGCCGCCGCGGAGCGCATCGAGGCGGCCAACACCCGCCGGGTCGTGCGGGCCCTGGAGGTCCTGGCCGTGACCGGCAGGCCGTTCTCCGCGGCCCTGCCCCGCTACGAGGACCTGGTGCCCACCGTGCACCTGGCGCTGCGCCCCGAGCGCGCCGCCCTCAACGCCCGCATCGACGCGCGCGCCCGGGCGATCTTCGACGCGGGCCTCATCGAGGAGGCCCGGGTCCTGGTGGACGAGGGCCTGGCCGAGGGGACGACGGCGCCGCGAGCCATCGGCTACGCCCAGGCCCTGGCCGTCCTGGACGGGACCATGAGCCGCGAGGAGGCCGTGGAGGCGACCGCCGCGGCCACGCGCAAGCTCGCCTCCCGCCAGATCAAGTGGTTCCGGCGCGACCCGCGCGTCCACTGGATCGACGTCGTGCTCGAGCCCGGGGGCGACTGGGCGCCCGGCGAGCGCGAGCGCGTGACGCGCCGGGCCCTGGAGCTGGTGCGCGCGGGGGAGCGGTCGGCACCTCGCCGGTGAGAACGTCCGCGGCGCCCGGAGCCGGTGCGCGGGGGAACGGGCCCTGGTGCGCCGGGCCCCGTTGACGGGCATCCCCGATGAGTCCCGCCGCACTGTGGACGTTGACGGTCCGCGGGTGCCATAATGACGGGGAGCCGCCCGGCGTACCCGGACGGCTCCCCAGGAAACTGGGATGTTGAGTCAGCGCCCCAACAGGACGTTGATCAGAGCTGCAAGGGCCCAGATCAACGGCGGAAGCGTTTCCAGCAGCGTCCGCCAGATCTGGGCCCTCTGCGCGCCCGTCATCCCCTTGCGCGCCCCCGCCCTGCGGCACCGCGGTCCGCGAGATCGTCACTTGACCCGCGAGAACGTCTGCCAGAGGTACGTTCTCGCGGGTCAAGTGACGATCTCGCGCGTCGGGGTGAGTTTTCGCGGACCGAGCGGCGTTCCCGCGGGCCCACCTGGTCGTCGAACCTGGTTATCAATGCGCCCGTCATGGTCTTCATCCGCCCCGCCGCGGGTGAGCCCCTTGGTGCGGTGGTGGTTCCCGCGAGGTTCCTCCGCCGCGGACGCGGGCACGGCTGCGAATGCTGCTGCGCGCCGCCTCGTTCGCCCCACCTGCCCCATCCGCCCCGCCACGGGTGCGGACGGACCCGTGGCGGGCGGTCCGACGACTCAAAAAGGTGGCTGGCGCATATCTTTCACTCCCCGTCCTGCACCCCTCCCGTTCCGAAGTGGCGCAATGACGCCACTCCTCGGACGAGCGGGAGCCGCCGCACATCCGAAAGTTAAGCGCCAGCCACCTTTTTCCGCCCCGGCGGCGGCTCCGGACCACGACTACGGGGCCGTCGGGCGGGAGATCATCCCCGCGCGACCCCGTCAGCGGCTCCGGGGCGGGTGTCGAGCCCGGTGTCCGGCCACCGCGACGCGGCGCCCCTGCCGGCGGCGGCCTCGCCCTTATCCGCGGGGCCAAATGCCTCGGTCGTCTGCGCGACCTACAATCTTCAGCCGACCTCGGCCCTGTGGGCGGCGCTGGTGGATCTGCGCCGGCGCTGGCCGGGCGTGGCGGTGCGCCTCTACGTGGATGCTCAGGCCGCCGACGGGCCCTTCAAGGGGCGCGGCGGGGCCAGCCGTGTTGGCGGAGTCGGCGGGCGCGGCGGGACCGGCGTCCGGGGAACGGCGGCGTCGAGGCGCGCCCCGGGCCTGAGCACGGGCGAGATGGCCCGGCGGCTGCGCGGCGCTGTCGTCATGCGCACCCGCGCGTCCGAGGACGGGAGGCGCGCGGTGACGAGCCACGCCAAGCTCCTCAGCATCGACCACCGCTTCCTACTGGTGGGCAGCGCGAACCTCTCCTACAGCGCCGAGGAGCGCAACGTCGAACTCGGCCTGCGCCTCGACGACCCCGCCCTGGCGCACGGCGTGGAGAAGCAGCTGCGGGACCTCGAGGGGGTTGTCTACGAGCAGGTGCACGGGTGACGGGCCGGACCCTGAAAGGATATCCTGGGGGCGTCCGGGAGCGCCTCTCGAAACAACTTTCAAGGGGAAAGGTTTTAAATATGAACGATCTTGACTCATCTGCGTCAGAGGTTTTTGAAAAAGCTCAATACCATCTGAAGCTGTGGTTGGAGGAGAGCGGCGGCACTCGTTTAGATGTCAAGTGTACCGGACTCGGGTCAACCGGCATGATTCGTTTCTGGATGACGATGGACGGTCAAAAGAAGTCGGTTAGGGTTAGCGAGTGCGTCGGTTCTGCCGTGACTGGTCTTCGTGGCGCCCAGGCATCGCCGGAGCGTGGGGCGTGGTTTTACTCTCACCTGTGGGTGGAATTGCCGGAGGGTGTGCTGTACCAGGAGTCGGACTGGATGTGCGTGCCAGACACGGAAAGTGACGCAGATCTGGGGGCGTACAAGACGGAGCTAGATCGCTACCCGCGCGATCAGGAGTTCATTCCGGACTGGCTGCGGGATAAGGTCGAGCAATGGCGTCTGGAGCGCGGCCGAATGGTGGCCGAATATGTAGCGGAAATGGAGGAAGAATACCGGATTGAAGGTGGGAAGTATTGTGGCTCTTCGCATTTGAGGGTGTGGTAGGCGGGGCCAATCGGATTCTTAGGCGGTTGCCATCAGGTGGTCCTTGAGGCGTCCGGCGTGGATGAGGCTGCGGATGGTGTAGTGGGTGAGGTTTCTGAATCCCAGGGCGATGCCGCGCAGGTGCCCTGGGCGTCCGTTGACCGCTTGGCGTGGGGCCGTTGGAGGTGCCAGGTCTATCGAAGTAGGTCAGGATGTCGGCGCTGCGCTCGGTCAGGGTCCGGGCCAGCTCGGTGATCTCCTCCAGCCCGGTCGGGACGGCCTGCCTCAGGGAGCTGATGAGCCGTTGCATCAGGAACTTCCCCAGGCCCGGGTCCTGGGCGCGGTAGGCCCGGGGTCAGGCGCTGGTGGACGCCCCAGGTGGCCTTGACCGGGGCGTTGCGCTCGTCGGCGAAGAGGTTCTCCAGGCGCTGGGCCTGGGCGTCGGTGAGCAGGTCGGCGCCTGTCAGCAGTGTGCGCCGGGCCCGGTGGAGGGGGTCGTTCTTGCGGCCCCGACGGCCGGTGGTCTCGCGCTGGACGCGGCGGCGGCACTCGTCGAGCCTGTTTCCTGACAGGGACACGACGTGGAAGGGGTCCATCACCGCATGGGCCTTGGGCAGCTCCTCGCCGGCGGTGCTCTTGAACCCGGTGAAGCCGTCCATGGCCACCACCTCGACCTTCTGCCTCCAGGACTCGTCCCGGGCGGCGAGCCAGGTCTTGAGGACCTTCTTGGACCGGCCCGGGGTCATGTCCAGTAGGCGGGCCGGGCCGGTCCGGTCGCGCACGGGGGTCAGGTCGATGATCACCGTGACGTACTTATCGCCCCGCTTGGTGTGGCGCCACACATGCTCGTCGACACCGAGGACCTCCACGCCGTCGAAGCGATGGGGATCGTCCAGCAGCGTGGCCTGAGCGCTTGCCAGGATCGCGGTGTTGGCGGTGTGCCAGGAGATCCCCAGCGCCGCAGCCACCCGGGAGATCGACATGCACTCCAGCCCCAGGGCCCGCAGCCCCCACTTCACCGCCGAGCGGGTCAAACGGGCTCTGGGCTCAGCCAGCCGGTTCGTGTCCTGCCGCCACACCCGCCGGCAGTGCCGGCAGGCGAAGCGCCGCACACGCACCACCAGCTCGGTGGGCCGCCAGGCCACCGGCACGTGCGCCAGGCGCCGGGCCACCGTCCCCCGAGCCGCCCCCTGCGCCCCGCACACCTTGCAGAAGGGATCCTCCAAGCCGATGGGCATGCGGCACTCGATCACCGCCCGCTGCGCCGTCAGGAACTGACCCACCGCGGTCAGTCCCAGGGCCTCCAGGCCCAGGAAGGTCGTCAAGTCGGGGCGGGAGAAGGTAGTCTCAGACATGTCGAGGTCTCTCTGATGGCGTGTGTAGCAGCCCCCATCATCGGGGGACCTCGACCCCCACCCGCGCAACGACGCACCCACCCAACCCCGCCTAAGAATCCGATTGGCCCCGCCTACCACACCCTCAAATGCGAAGAGCCGGTATTGTTATCCGTGAGACTGTTTTCCGAGCCTCATGAAATTTTTGCAGCTCCGCAGTGTCGCGGCATTATCTTGTAAGATCTTAGTCGACGACAATGAGGAGGGATCATGGCCAGTGAATGGGAGTATGCGGCTCGGGGCGGGTTCAACTTTGCGCGGAACGAGATGCAGGCGTGGTTGGAGGAGATAGAGGCGGAGCGGGTCGATGTCCACTATGACGGGGTCGGCTTGCTGGAGCGCATCAGGTTCTGGTTGACCGAGAACGGCGTGAAAAAGCCGCTGGATGAGCCGGATGAGGAGGTCTACGGTTTTGTTCAGGTTCTTCGGAAGGTGCAGGCCGTGCCGGGTCGGGGTGCGTGGTTCTGGTCGCACTTGTGGATGGAGATGCCTGAGGGGGTGCTGCATCAGGAGTCGGATTGGATGCGCGAACCCGACCTTGATGTGGACGAGGAGCCGGACCTGTACCATTACAAGGCGGAACTGAATCACTACCCCCGCGATGAGGGGAATATTCCCGACTGGCTGCGTAAGAAGGTGGCGCAGTGGGAAGTCGAGCGGGGTTCGGCGTTCAATCGGCGCATCGCCGAGCTGGAGGAGGACTTCTACGTGCTGACTCACGGCCCTCGCGGCTCACAGGCCGAGCGGGAGGCCGCCCGCACGGGGAGGCTCCCCCGGATGAGGGGCGGGGCGGAGTTCGACCTGGCCCGGGAGCGGGTGCTGGCCTGGCTGGGGGACAGCGGCGCCGAGCGCATCGACATCCGCATCGAGGGGCTGGGCTCCTTTCAGTGCATCAGGTACTGGTTGACCGCGGATGGGAAGAAGGAAGATGCCCGGGCCGGCGGGGGAGTGGCGGAGGCCGTCGAACAACTCCGCCACGCCCAGGCCCTGCCCCGGCACGGGGCCTGGCTGCGCTCACACCTGTGGATGGACACTACTATGGATGAGGGCAGGGGCGTGCTGCATCAGGAGTCGGACTGGATGGGCGAACCCGACCTCGGCGACGGGGGACCCGACGCCGACCGGTGCGCGGAGGAGTCGGAGATGCACCCGCGCGAACCCGGACTCACCCCCCCCACTGGCTGAGAACCCGGACCGAGCAGTGACGAGTCGGGCCCGGCCGACCGCGCCATCGCGTCGGTCCCGGCTGGTCCTGATCTTCCCGGTGGGAAAAACTCATTATGGAATAAGGAACCGGGAACAGAAAACCAATTCATCGCGTATCGGTGGCCGCGACCGATGATACATGAGCGGGGCTGGTGTTTGTAAAGTAAGTACACAACGAGTAGCGGATGAGCCTCAATCTCAAGTGCCGCAGAGCGCTGCCGGTGCCGGCTGGGGGCGAGACGCGCTTGATCATGAGGCGGTTACTGGGAGACTGTCGATCGGCTCATAGGCGCCTTCACGGATGTCGGGATCGCTGGTGAGCGGAGTTCGGCGCCGTCGTCCATCCGCGTGACGCGCCGAGCACGGCTCCGGCGGGCGGGGAGGGTCGCGGGCGCGGCGACCTCGCCTAGGCTTGCGACCGTGACCGATACGATCGATGCCGCCGCGCGCGCGCCGCTGGCGGGCCGCACCCTCATCAAGGGGCACGGCGCGCAGAACGACTTCCTGCTGCTCGTCGACCCCGAGCGCGAGGTCGATGTGAGCGCCGCCGAGGTCGCCGCCCTGTGCGACCGCCGCGCTGGCATCGGCGCCGACGGCTTCGTGCGCGTGGTGCGCACCGCCGCCCTGCCCGGGGCGCAGTCCTTCCACGAGGCGGTCCCGGAGGCGGAGTGGTTCATGGACTACTACAACGCCGACGGGTCGGTGGCGGAGATGTGCGGCAACGCCTCCCGGCTCTTCGCCGCCGTCCTGAACGAGGAGGGGCTGGAGAGCATCGCGGACGGGGAGTCGATCACCATCGGCACCCGCGGCGGGGCGCGCACCCTCACCCGCGCCGGCGAGCTGTGGACGGTGGACATGGGTCCGGCCCGGCTCATCCGCCCCGACGGCGCCGTCGCCGACCTCGATGCCGAGGGCTGGGACACGACCGTGGTCGTCCCCGGCCTGGAGGGGGAGCGGGCGGCCCTGAGCGTGGCCATGCCCAACCCGCACACCGTCGTCGCCCTGGCCACCGAGGCCGAGTTGGAGGCCGCCCTCTTCGCGGGCCTGACGGACTCCGACGCCCCCGACTACGACCCTCGGCCGCCCTCGGGCACCAACCTCGAGCTCGTCGTCCCCCTGGCGGATGAGTCCGACGGCGAGGGCGGCGCCCCTGTGGGCCGGGCCCGGATGCGGGTGCTCGAGCGCGGGGTGGGGGAGACCCGCTCGTGCGGCACGGGCTGCTGCGCCGTCGCCGTCGCCCTGCACGAGTGGAGCGGTGAGGATGCGCCCGAGGACTACCTCATCGACACCCCCGGCGGGCGGGTCGGGGTGCACGTGGGCGCCGACCCGTGGGCGCCGGGCGCCACCGTCCTGCTCACCGGTCCGGCGCAGATCGTCGCCCGCATCACCCTTCCGCCCGAGCGCCCGACCGCCCGACCTGGGCGCGGAGTCGATCGGGAAGAGTCTCCCGCGGTCGCGCCGCTCGAGCGGATCACGGCCCGCATCGCCCCCTTCTCCATTGGAAACAGGGACTTCAGGCCCCGCCCGCTGCTGACCATCGAGGAATTCTTCGACGGGAACGACGTCTTCGGAAGCATCTGGTGCAATCTCATTATCGAGACCCCGCAGGGCAGGAGTTCACCCACACCGGCCATGGCCCGCGAAGTGCTGGAGCAGATCCGCAGCCGCCCGGAGGTCGACGACCTCCGCGTGGCGGTCTCGGACTTCGATGACCCCGACTGGCCGTTCTCGGAGGAGGTCATATTGGTGACCGACGTCGACGCCACCACCGTCCGCAAGTGGTTCTACAGCGATGTCGCTCCCGACGCCATCCGCGGGATCAGCGAGAAGGAGAAGGGCGATTACGAGGACATCGGCGTCCCCGCCAGCCGCATGGTCATGTGCTGGTGGGACTGAGGCCGTGCGGGCGTCGGGGCTCCACCGGACCCCGCTCGCGGGCGGCGGTACTCATATTGTGTATTGTGCGCATGCCGGCCGCGGGGGCATCAGGTGCGCATGATGTTCTGGGACATGTACATGCTCTGGGGCATGTAGGGGGTGAAGGTGTTATCGGACTGCGTGAGGGGCTCGCTCTGCCCCCAGGGGTCGTAGGCGAGGATATTCATGGCGGTGGCGTATGTCTGCTCTCCGATATTGCGCGAACTGTGAGGCTGGGAGTTCAGGACGCTGCCCGGAAGAATGATCTGCTCCTGATCGAAGGCCACGAGCACCAGGGCCATCATGGCCGGGGTGGAGGCTCCCGGGACGTACTGGGAGACGGTTTTGATTGAGATGCGCCCGTGCGCGTCCTGCCAGGGGATGAACCGCGTACCCGCCCCGGGCTGCTCGAGTAGGAGGCCGTTGCCGTCGACGATGGTGCGAGTTCTCTGCTCCTTGCGTATGAGCCATACGAAATAGGCGATAATGGGGGCGAACAGCAGTACAGAGAAGATCGTGATTAAGGAAAACGGTCTGAATGACTGTTCTCCCAAGTAATCATATGGGTCCGGCTCGAGCAGAAGGAAAAATAATGCCATGAGCATCAGGATGAGGCAGACAAGGACGACGAGGACGACGATGAGTCGATTGCTGGAGGCCTGGGAGCGCACAATGAACTTGTCGGGGAGTTCCGGATTCGTGTACGGAGCAGGGGACTGTGCCATGGAGGGAATTATAGGACGATCTCGTCGCTGAGGCGGCGGGTCCGTCTCCCCATGTGCTTCCGGGGGAGGCTCCCAGGGTCTCGGCGAGGATCGGTTCGGTCGGTCTGGGCGCGGAGGGCGGGCCGAACCGGCCGGGCGCTCGGGCCGCGGAGTGGGGCGAGCCGACGACCTCGGCCCGCAGCAAGAGCCCTTGGCGCCGTCGCGGCCGGACCGTCGACTCGCGCAACCGGTCGGGCGGCCCCTTTTCAGGGCCGTGGCGCCCCGGGGCTCGGACCGGCTCGCTCGAATCCTGCTCGTCGACGGCGGCGGCCGTATCGCGCGCGTGCCGGATGCGGGGGGTCAGGAGCGCATGATGTTCTGGAACATGTACATGTTCGGGGACATGCACGTGTTCCGGGGCACGTAGGGGGTGAAGGTGTTCTCGGACTGCATGAGGGGCTCTTTCTGCCCCCAAGGGTCGTAGGCGAGGATCTGCATGGCGGTGGCGTACGACTGCTGCGCGATGTCGCGCGAACTGTTGGGGCGAGAGTTCAGAACGCTGCCGGGAAGGACGATCTGCTCCTGATCGAGGGCCACGAGCACCAGGCTTATCATGGCCGGGGTGGAGGACCCCGAGACGTACTGGGACACGGTTTTGACCGCGATATGTCCGTGCGCGTTCTGCCAGGGAATGAACCGCGCCCGCATTCCCGGCTGCTCGAGCAGAAGGCCACTGCCGTCGACGATGGTGCGTTTCCTCTGCTCCTTGTTCACGAGGCGCTTATAATAGATGCAAATAGGGGTGAGCAGAAGCGCGAAGAGGGCGATGAGGAACAAGGACGAGGGTGCCCCGGATGGATATCCCCTCGAATAGCTGTCATAACTCAATAGGAAAACGATGAAAAACAGCATCATGACCGCCAGAATGAAGAGGATAAGGCTGGCGAGGACGTTGATGCTCCTGTTGCCGGAGATCTGCGAGCGCACGACGAATTTGTCTGGGAGGCCTGGATTCGTGCGCGGAGCAGGGGACTGTGCCATGGAGGGAATTATAGGGCGATCTCATCGCTGAGGCGATGGGTTCGCCTTCCCATGCGCCTCCGGAGGAATCTCCCTCCCCGCTTCCGGGCCCGGCGCCTCCAGGATCGGCCGCCCCGAGTCCGTGGCGCGCTCCCGTGCCGCCGTCGGGCTCCGAACGCCCCACCAGCACGCAGACGGCACCGATCATCCGACAATCCGCTACCGACTTCGCCGAGATCCTGGGGTGCCGCCGAGTCCTGCTCGTCCTCGTCGATGACAGCGCTCGTATCGTGTGCA is part of the Actinomyces sp. oral taxon 414 genome and encodes:
- the miaA gene encoding tRNA (adenosine(37)-N6)-dimethylallyltransferase MiaA; translated protein: MRVAVVGPTASGKSELALDLIEALAADEPRAASGARGAEVVNADASQLYRGMDIGTAKLPLSQRRGVPHHQIDVLTVREEASVAAYQVRARADARAAEARGARVLIVGGSGLYVRALTDDLDFPGTDPQIRAALEARAAAVGGRALWEELRRADPAAAERIEAANTRRVVRALEVLAVTGRPFSAALPRYEDLVPTVHLALRPERAALNARIDARARAIFDAGLIEEARVLVDEGLAEGTTAPRAIGYAQALAVLDGTMSREEAVEATAAATRKLASRQIKWFRRDPRVHWIDVVLEPGGDWAPGERERVTRRALELVRAGERSAPRR
- a CDS encoding phospholipase D-like domain-containing protein, yielding MSGHRDAAPLPAAASPLSAGPNASVVCATYNLQPTSALWAALVDLRRRWPGVAVRLYVDAQAADGPFKGRGGASRVGGVGGRGGTGVRGTAASRRAPGLSTGEMARRLRGAVVMRTRASEDGRRAVTSHAKLLSIDHRFLLVGSANLSYSAEERNVELGLRLDDPALAHGVEKQLRDLEGVVYEQVHG